One region of Halohasta litchfieldiae genomic DNA includes:
- a CDS encoding alpha/beta fold hydrolase, translating into MTELLTSHLLDSFPYIRVGDGDKQLVVIPGFGDAMFGGRYPPAAAWALQSYFHRLTDEYTIHLISRPRSLPENYTIDDATEQYGQILDSVPTPIDILGISMGGFIGQGVAARYPELVNQLIVSCSGNRVVDAGRSTVSRWKQYADRHRWVKLRSELATALYSSRDWRRYSLPPTIQTVGRFVLPRPAVPADVSRSLSAILDYDGTSTLGDIEADSFVIGGGSDPFFPESILRETADGIPEASMLAIDGSCRKVL; encoded by the coding sequence ATGACTGAGTTACTGACCAGCCACCTTCTGGACTCGTTTCCCTATATTCGTGTCGGCGATGGTGACAAACAGTTGGTCGTGATCCCCGGCTTCGGTGATGCGATGTTCGGTGGTCGGTATCCGCCTGCTGCGGCGTGGGCCCTCCAGAGCTACTTCCACCGATTAACCGATGAGTACACGATCCATCTCATCAGTCGACCACGCAGCCTGCCGGAGAACTACACCATTGACGACGCCACCGAGCAGTACGGACAGATTCTCGATTCAGTGCCAACGCCTATCGATATTCTCGGCATCTCGATGGGTGGCTTCATCGGCCAGGGGGTTGCCGCACGCTATCCGGAGCTGGTCAACCAGCTGATCGTCAGCTGCTCCGGCAACCGCGTTGTCGACGCCGGTCGGTCGACGGTCAGCCGCTGGAAACAGTACGCAGACCGACATCGGTGGGTCAAGCTCCGGTCGGAGCTGGCGACGGCGCTCTACAGCTCTCGTGACTGGCGACGGTACAGCCTACCACCGACGATCCAGACGGTTGGCCGGTTCGTCCTTCCCCGTCCAGCGGTTCCGGCTGATGTCTCGCGGTCACTGTCGGCTATTCTCGACTACGATGGCACGTCGACTCTCGGCGATATCGAAGCCGACAGCTTCGTCATCGGCGGGGGCAGTGATCCGTTTTTCCCCGAATCAATTCTCCGAGAGACGGCCGATGGCATCCCGGAGGCCAGTATGCTGGCAATCGATGGGTCGTGTCGCAAAGTCCTCTAG
- a CDS encoding ISH6-like element ISHla10 family transposase produces MHATIDVRFELSIDDDKTLPLATLAEAVTDQNLEAVLLESLVESLDAASVEALCGEKHAHGNGDQRFQRAGTDTRTAVTTAGEHEFSLHYVEDTAASPDESSYFRPVEDVLDFDGQNRYQQDIAAKSVDLATSLSYRDAANHGDSFVSMPSPTTINRRAKKYGHKLKQFLPDCVAGTDADAVIPDGTKCHSQDDDRSSHSVQATLGEDTAEESRSLLDLSVNADWDETAAELDDIGAVTDDATVVSDADSGIVTAFTDENRDHQLDLVHVGRTLGYTLWDDGVFSLDRRKEIVSEVIDEVFHLKNSVAKHRPAEEFAAIRSRIARTRERLEKTAWQLEQFGSAKAAGYLRRWLPSIVTFAEHAVEGFEVPWTSNPVERLMGEVSKRCKNQWMRWTAEGLEAILQLRLVKYADPEYYQAFLDELLQRSTKTAINCDLSIESTSGKV; encoded by the coding sequence ATGCACGCCACAATCGACGTGCGGTTCGAACTGAGTATCGACGACGACAAAACGCTACCGCTCGCCACGCTTGCCGAGGCCGTCACTGACCAGAACCTCGAAGCAGTCCTTCTCGAATCGCTGGTCGAGAGCCTCGACGCCGCCAGCGTCGAGGCGCTCTGTGGTGAGAAACACGCACATGGCAACGGTGACCAGCGCTTCCAACGCGCCGGCACCGACACCCGCACAGCTGTCACAACTGCCGGAGAACACGAGTTCTCTCTCCACTACGTCGAAGATACAGCCGCTTCCCCAGACGAATCCAGCTACTTCCGGCCCGTCGAAGACGTTCTCGACTTCGACGGGCAGAACCGCTATCAGCAGGACATCGCCGCCAAAAGCGTCGATCTCGCTACCTCGCTCAGCTATCGAGACGCTGCCAATCACGGCGACAGCTTCGTCTCGATGCCGTCGCCGACCACCATCAACCGCCGTGCCAAGAAATACGGCCACAAGCTCAAACAGTTCCTTCCAGACTGTGTCGCTGGCACAGACGCTGACGCCGTCATTCCTGACGGGACAAAGTGCCACAGCCAAGACGACGACCGCTCGTCCCACTCCGTCCAAGCAACGCTCGGCGAAGACACCGCCGAAGAGTCACGCTCCCTGCTGGATCTGTCGGTCAACGCTGACTGGGACGAAACTGCCGCCGAACTCGATGATATCGGCGCAGTCACTGACGACGCGACGGTCGTCAGTGACGCTGATAGCGGCATCGTCACAGCCTTTACCGACGAAAACCGTGACCACCAGCTCGATCTCGTCCACGTCGGCCGAACGCTGGGTTACACCCTCTGGGACGATGGCGTCTTCTCCTTGGACCGTCGGAAGGAGATCGTTTCGGAGGTGATCGACGAGGTGTTCCATCTGAAGAACTCTGTGGCGAAGCATCGTCCAGCGGAGGAGTTCGCGGCGATCCGCTCGCGGATCGCGCGAACGAGAGAGCGATTAGAGAAGACAGCGTGGCAACTGGAGCAGTTCGGGTCAGCAAAGGCTGCAGGGTATCTTCGGCGGTGGCTGCCGTCGATTGTGACGTTCGCCGAGCACGCTGTCGAGGGGTTCGAGGTTCCGTGGACCTCGAACCCCGTCGAACGACTGATGGGCGAGGTCAGCAAGCGGTGCAAGAACCAGTGGATGCGCTGGACAGCAGAGGGATTGGAAGCGATACTCCAACTTCGGTTGGTGAAGTACGCCGACCCCGAGTACTACCAAGCGTTCCTCGACGAACTGCTCCAACGTTCGACCAAAACAGCAATCAACTGTGACCTCTCAATTGAGAGTACCAGCGGCAAAGTCTAG
- a CDS encoding glutamate--cysteine ligase family protein → MDTVLSAVRRALDPDTQSTFDRRVAEQAERLRAELEAGAFDSNGAAVGLELELYAVDETGALTPIDETVFGDGGYAREIGLHNVELNASPQRFDPEGVAAQADELKASVSGLQKALSARGQQLICDGMWTIPPAEGSLRYLDLVDTHDGIQTAVNMPTKPRYCAMDNTLVREAGGGIELDVPGAHHRFSTILVESLTSSIQPHLQIPETAQFPTYFNAAIRTLGPVLALSTNSPFLPGDLYNSVDDPHRLVDETPHELRIPVFEGTVNVGGRTKACCPQDIETPTDIVDRVVEDWTCGPFLSEWSETPTEETADAVDSVWEFIHKYGTYWRWVRPIIGGDASDGEGGSLRIEYRPLPTQPTVEDVLSLHWLTTGLIRGIVAADHPLVELDWADAEQGFYNAVDDGLKADLSWITADGESTSDPELIYPELFDLARRGLRAQGHTDSEAEQLLAPMVDRWERGQTPSQWKKARVREHLDDGKPLAEAITAMQTSYNQHSGRGVPFADW, encoded by the coding sequence ATGGACACCGTGTTGTCGGCAGTGCGGCGGGCGCTCGATCCCGACACGCAGTCGACGTTCGACCGGCGGGTGGCCGAGCAGGCCGAGCGACTCCGGGCCGAGCTTGAAGCGGGGGCCTTCGACAGCAACGGGGCCGCAGTCGGGTTGGAACTCGAACTGTACGCAGTCGACGAAACGGGCGCACTCACACCAATCGACGAGACGGTGTTCGGAGATGGCGGCTACGCCCGAGAGATCGGCCTCCACAACGTCGAACTCAACGCCAGCCCCCAGCGGTTCGATCCTGAGGGCGTCGCCGCACAGGCCGACGAACTCAAAGCGTCAGTGAGCGGGCTCCAGAAAGCCCTCTCGGCCCGTGGCCAACAGCTCATCTGCGATGGAATGTGGACGATTCCACCCGCCGAGGGGAGTCTGCGCTATCTCGATTTGGTCGACACCCACGACGGTATCCAGACCGCGGTCAACATGCCGACCAAACCGCGCTACTGCGCGATGGACAACACCTTGGTCCGCGAGGCGGGCGGCGGAATCGAACTCGACGTACCGGGTGCACACCACCGGTTTTCGACGATCCTCGTCGAATCCCTCACGAGTTCGATCCAACCCCACCTCCAAATCCCGGAGACGGCGCAGTTTCCGACCTACTTCAACGCCGCCATCCGAACGCTGGGACCGGTACTCGCGCTGTCGACCAACTCACCGTTTCTGCCCGGAGACCTCTACAATTCGGTCGACGATCCACACCGACTGGTCGACGAGACGCCACACGAACTCCGGATACCGGTGTTCGAGGGGACCGTCAACGTGGGGGGTCGAACCAAGGCCTGCTGCCCACAGGATATCGAGACGCCGACCGACATCGTCGACCGCGTGGTCGAAGACTGGACCTGCGGCCCGTTCCTCAGCGAGTGGAGCGAAACGCCGACCGAGGAGACAGCCGACGCGGTCGACTCCGTCTGGGAGTTTATCCACAAGTACGGCACCTACTGGCGGTGGGTGCGACCGATCATCGGCGGCGACGCCAGCGACGGCGAGGGTGGCTCGCTCCGTATCGAGTACCGACCGCTACCGACCCAGCCAACCGTCGAGGACGTACTGAGTCTCCACTGGTTGACAACCGGACTTATTCGTGGGATCGTTGCTGCCGACCACCCACTCGTGGAACTGGACTGGGCCGACGCCGAACAAGGGTTCTACAACGCGGTCGACGACGGCCTGAAGGCCGACCTTTCGTGGATCACCGCCGACGGCGAGTCGACAAGTGACCCCGAACTCATCTACCCGGAGCTGTTCGATCTCGCTCGCCGTGGCCTCAGAGCACAGGGGCATACCGACAGCGAGGCCGAACAACTGCTCGCGCCGATGGTCGACCGCTGGGAACGCGGCCAGACGCCGAGCCAGTGGAAGAAGGCCCGCGTACGCGAACACCTCGACGATGGGAAACCACTGGCCGAGGCGATTACCGCGATGCAGACCAGTTACAACCAGCACAGCGGACGCGGTGTGCCGTTTGCTGACTGGTAG
- a CDS encoding DUF7385 family protein, producing MDDSETTETDDLAPDEETESLQELVNYLTPRRDNDMMATYQNTTSIACPACDEPFDYLVVCKQDQTSLSLSDVMDLCVSADHDGRPFLFTHE from the coding sequence ATGGACGACTCAGAGACGACCGAGACGGACGATCTCGCGCCCGATGAGGAGACGGAATCGCTCCAAGAACTCGTGAACTACCTGACGCCACGGCGGGACAACGATATGATGGCGACCTACCAGAACACGACCTCGATTGCCTGTCCGGCCTGCGACGAACCGTTCGACTATCTCGTGGTCTGCAAACAGGACCAGACCAGCCTCTCGCTGTCGGACGTGATGGATCTCTGTGTGAGCGCCGACCACGACGGTCGACCGTTCCTGTTTACCCACGAGTAA
- a CDS encoding thiamine-phosphate synthase family protein, with protein sequence MTLQLPSEIVVDRFLPTARSMLAVELDDRGLPQQEIATKLGISQAAVSKYLSGKQTGEPRFADNPRMVETIEYIAEGFATGTLDDYEALSELLDLIRAFEDRGPICAVHEEEMPALEGMGCDLCVRGQNKGLQAERDVLGDVRHAVRLFSNTPAVVDHIPNVGSNIGMALPEADSQTDIAAVPGRVHAMRGRVNVPSNPEFGASENVATTLLAVMAVDPSVRGAVNLATSDELLAAADEQGLEAVAFDASYENRAERIQSLLEDRDRAPSVLYHEGTFGIEPITYVFGETAVDAVETAIACLSVDA encoded by the coding sequence ATGACACTCCAGTTGCCGAGTGAGATCGTCGTCGACCGATTTCTGCCGACTGCCCGGTCGATGCTGGCGGTCGAACTCGACGACCGGGGGTTGCCACAGCAGGAGATCGCCACCAAACTCGGCATCTCACAGGCCGCGGTCAGCAAATACCTCAGCGGCAAACAGACCGGCGAGCCGCGGTTCGCCGACAACCCGCGAATGGTCGAGACCATCGAGTACATCGCCGAGGGGTTTGCAACGGGCACACTCGATGACTACGAAGCACTCTCTGAGCTGCTGGATCTGATTCGGGCCTTCGAGGACCGCGGGCCGATCTGTGCAGTCCACGAAGAGGAAATGCCCGCCCTCGAAGGGATGGGGTGTGATCTCTGTGTGCGAGGCCAAAATAAAGGACTTCAGGCCGAACGCGACGTCTTGGGTGATGTGAGACATGCTGTTCGGTTGTTTTCCAACACGCCAGCAGTCGTCGACCACATCCCGAACGTCGGTTCGAACATCGGGATGGCACTCCCCGAGGCCGACAGCCAGACCGATATCGCCGCGGTTCCGGGCCGAGTCCACGCGATGCGAGGCCGGGTCAACGTTCCATCAAATCCCGAGTTCGGGGCTTCCGAAAACGTCGCTACGACGCTGTTGGCAGTGATGGCCGTCGACCCCTCGGTTCGCGGCGCGGTCAACCTCGCCACCTCCGATGAACTGCTCGCGGCAGCCGACGAGCAGGGGCTTGAGGCAGTTGCGTTCGATGCGAGCTACGAGAACCGCGCCGAGCGGATTCAGTCGCTGCTCGAAGATCGAGACCGCGCCCCATCGGTTCTCTACCACGAGGGTACGTTCGGCATCGAACCGATCACGTATGTGTTCGGTGAGACCGCCGTCGACGCCGTCGAAACTGCGATTGCGTGTCTCTCGGTCGACGCCTGA
- a CDS encoding ATP-binding protein, whose translation MLAADALDWLRREAALLGRPLHLTNATVVTDHPELNTSLKAVFDSVADLDTEVFVTGSDSWTPTETMAREVDAIIAFPYPSVDLRREFWESQATELPEEVDSEVLAGTFRLTHGQLRAALSTARSLAGDKALTAEDIYAGCSAQSADGLGELAERIEPDSEWDEIQLRAETERKLQLVRTHITQQSTIYSDWGFAEGSSRGTGVVALFEGPSGTGKTMAAELLAGDVGMDLYRIDLSAVVSKYIGETEENLEEIFEAATNSNAILLFDEADAVFGGRTEVSDSTDRYANAEVNYLLQRIERYDGIVLLTTNYASQIDSAFQRRLDHTVSFKQPQQSTRTAIWTEIFPDDAPVGEVDYEFLSTFEFTGGQIKTIAHTAAVLAASEAQSNGTIEMRHLVGAIQLEFENSGRMVDPTEYEPYQHLLYTAGDGDADNTVDTPDPVDSSTSVAAEANAQRNSETADRSANEATESTDGSPEDVVRAFFDRLYAGDPAVHDLYHSRAVTDRVSRKELRRTKGVDHSIASEIERLQDDSSRVRLGFSHTRDGTKTQISAELRLDEGCWRLFDLQRGSTRTNT comes from the coding sequence GTGCTGGCAGCCGACGCGCTCGACTGGCTTCGCCGGGAGGCCGCGCTGCTCGGTCGACCACTCCACCTCACCAACGCGACAGTGGTGACCGACCATCCCGAACTGAACACATCGCTCAAAGCCGTTTTTGATTCCGTTGCCGACCTCGATACAGAGGTCTTCGTCACCGGCAGCGATTCGTGGACGCCGACCGAGACGATGGCCCGCGAGGTCGACGCCATCATCGCATTCCCGTATCCCTCCGTCGACCTCCGGCGGGAGTTCTGGGAGTCACAAGCAACCGAACTGCCAGAGGAAGTCGACTCCGAGGTGCTTGCAGGGACGTTCCGACTCACCCACGGCCAGCTTCGGGCCGCACTGTCGACGGCCCGGTCGCTCGCTGGCGACAAGGCGTTGACTGCCGAGGATATCTACGCGGGCTGTAGCGCTCAATCGGCCGACGGACTGGGCGAGCTCGCCGAGCGGATCGAACCTGACAGCGAGTGGGACGAGATCCAACTTAGAGCCGAAACCGAGCGAAAACTCCAGCTCGTGCGGACCCATATCACACAGCAGTCGACGATCTACAGCGACTGGGGATTTGCCGAGGGATCGAGCCGCGGCACCGGTGTCGTCGCGCTGTTCGAGGGCCCGTCAGGCACGGGCAAAACGATGGCCGCCGAACTGCTGGCGGGCGATGTGGGGATGGATCTCTACCGAATCGATCTCTCCGCAGTCGTCTCGAAGTATATCGGCGAGACCGAGGAAAACCTCGAAGAAATATTCGAAGCCGCGACCAACTCGAACGCTATTTTGCTCTTTGATGAGGCTGATGCGGTGTTCGGCGGCCGGACGGAGGTCTCGGATTCGACTGACAGATATGCCAACGCCGAGGTGAACTACCTGCTCCAGCGAATCGAACGCTACGACGGGATCGTGTTACTGACGACCAACTACGCCTCACAGATCGATTCGGCCTTCCAGCGTCGACTCGATCACACCGTCTCGTTCAAACAGCCACAGCAGTCGACTCGAACCGCAATCTGGACGGAGATATTCCCCGACGACGCCCCGGTTGGCGAGGTCGACTACGAGTTCCTCTCGACCTTTGAGTTCACCGGCGGCCAGATCAAAACCATCGCCCACACGGCGGCCGTGTTGGCAGCCAGCGAGGCCCAATCGAATGGGACAATCGAGATGCGGCATCTCGTCGGAGCCATTCAGTTAGAGTTCGAAAACAGCGGTCGAATGGTCGACCCCACTGAGTACGAACCCTACCAACACCTGCTGTATACTGCTGGGGATGGTGATGCGGACAATACAGTCGACACACCAGATCCAGTTGATTCGTCTACGTCAGTCGCCGCCGAAGCCAACGCGCAAAGAAACTCGGAGACTGCTGACCGCAGCGCGAACGAGGCGACGGAGTCGACCGACGGGAGCCCGGAAGACGTCGTGCGTGCGTTTTTCGACCGGCTGTATGCGGGCGATCCCGCAGTTCACGACCTCTACCACTCTCGGGCAGTTACCGACCGAGTATCGCGGAAGGAACTACGACGAACCAAAGGAGTCGACCACTCGATTGCAAGCGAGATCGAACGCCTACAGGACGACTCCAGCCGGGTTCGGCTTGGATTCAGCCACACGAGAGATGGGACGAAGACACAGATCTCGGCCGAACTCCGCCTCGATGAAGGCTGCTGGCGACTGTTCGATCTGCAGCGTGGATCGACCCGTACAAATACATAA
- a CDS encoding eCIS core domain-containing protein, whose protein sequence is MGFRSSRRSQTQETDVAGQTARHRQSTTQQEFSTGAIWTTDTDRAEQHFGMQIPDDRILQRLQIAEDTHGPQVHDWIEEGMTAEILGKTWDMETFRQRQAERPSEVPTNIERQNKRSLQRSEKAAVDTGAAGETGVPEPVRDVISSTGRSLDASIQRAMEDRMGDSFGDVQIHTGSTAAAACESINARAFTVGSHIAFNQGEYDPESPEGQHVLAHELAHVRQQTGSTVSMLPQENVELEVDPDPALEREAEETAQQVMKGGALDIQRMSETEVHVQRAGLGSISRDETRSPGDRPEQPPQPTQSDQQPVDIDVDEIKADPETLADEVQQIKANQQLVMKTLTEAKPGATSAPGMDDLAQTAIKGASGSLVSAGAGAAIGTVLGGPIGTALGAGVGAVAGMASDLTKQGVDYAGDRLLDSQAQDLEQMYSEMTRMYKELKEGSDFSNLEGKAQSRSE, encoded by the coding sequence ATGGGGTTTCGCTCATCGCGTCGGTCACAGACCCAAGAGACTGATGTCGCAGGGCAGACTGCCCGCCACCGGCAGTCGACCACCCAGCAAGAGTTCTCGACTGGGGCCATCTGGACGACCGACACTGACCGTGCAGAACAGCATTTCGGGATGCAGATACCCGATGATAGAATCCTCCAGCGGTTACAGATCGCTGAGGATACTCACGGACCACAGGTCCACGACTGGATTGAGGAGGGGATGACCGCCGAAATTCTCGGCAAAACGTGGGATATGGAGACCTTCCGCCAGCGACAGGCCGAGCGTCCGTCTGAAGTACCAACCAACATTGAGCGGCAGAACAAGCGATCACTCCAGCGCAGCGAAAAAGCCGCTGTCGACACTGGCGCGGCTGGTGAGACTGGTGTTCCAGAGCCGGTTCGAGACGTGATTTCGTCGACTGGCCGGTCGCTGGACGCCTCGATCCAGCGAGCGATGGAAGACCGGATGGGCGATTCGTTCGGTGACGTCCAGATTCATACAGGGTCGACGGCGGCTGCGGCCTGTGAATCGATCAATGCGCGTGCGTTCACGGTCGGGAGTCATATTGCGTTCAATCAGGGCGAGTATGATCCCGAATCACCAGAGGGTCAGCATGTATTGGCTCACGAGTTAGCGCACGTGAGGCAACAGACTGGCAGCACGGTGTCGATGTTACCGCAGGAAAATGTAGAACTGGAGGTCGACCCAGATCCTGCATTGGAGCGTGAGGCCGAAGAGACGGCTCAACAGGTAATGAAGGGCGGAGCGTTGGATATTCAACGAATGTCTGAGACGGAGGTCCACGTACAGCGGGCAGGCCTCGGGAGCATCAGCCGCGATGAGACGAGGTCGCCCGGTGACCGTCCAGAGCAGCCGCCCCAACCGACCCAGTCGGACCAACAGCCAGTCGACATCGACGTCGACGAAATCAAAGCCGATCCAGAGACGCTGGCAGACGAAGTCCAACAAATCAAAGCCAATCAACAGTTGGTCATGAAAACACTGACCGAAGCCAAGCCGGGTGCGACGAGTGCACCTGGTATGGATGACTTGGCCCAAACTGCAATCAAGGGTGCCAGCGGCTCACTTGTGAGTGCAGGCGCAGGTGCGGCCATTGGAACGGTCCTTGGTGGTCCGATTGGGACTGCCCTCGGGGCTGGCGTCGGTGCTGTTGCCGGTATGGCCAGCGATCTCACCAAGCAGGGCGTCGACTACGCTGGTGACCGGCTCCTCGATAGCCAAGCCCAAGACCTAGAACAGATGTACAGCGAGATGACCCGGATGTACAAGGAACTGAAAGAAGGGTCTGACTTCTCGAATCTTGAAGGCAAAGCTCAGAGCAGGAGTGAATGA
- a CDS encoding L-threonylcarbamoyladenylate synthase — protein MTLGDDTQAAIDEAATAIEAGEAVVYPTETVYGLGADATDDEAVDRIFAIKDRPYHRPLSVAFPDRETARQYTEPTERERDFMNQFLPGPVTVVVDRKPTLPDILTSGRSRVGVRIPANDVALALCRAAGPITATSANRSGQPSARLPDDLSASVREAVRVIIDTGQTPGTESTVVDIEANKIHRRGAQVAEIEAWLADN, from the coding sequence ATGACACTGGGCGACGATACGCAGGCAGCCATCGACGAGGCAGCCACGGCCATCGAGGCGGGCGAGGCAGTGGTCTACCCGACCGAAACCGTCTACGGACTGGGTGCGGACGCGACCGACGACGAGGCCGTCGACCGCATCTTCGCAATCAAAGACCGCCCCTACCACAGGCCGCTCTCGGTAGCCTTCCCCGACCGCGAGACTGCCCGCCAGTACACCGAGCCGACCGAGCGCGAACGCGACTTTATGAACCAGTTCCTCCCCGGTCCAGTGACCGTCGTCGTCGACCGCAAACCCACACTCCCCGATATTCTCACCAGCGGTCGGAGTCGTGTCGGCGTGCGGATTCCGGCCAATGACGTCGCGCTGGCACTCTGCCGGGCGGCGGGACCGATCACCGCCACCAGCGCCAATCGGAGCGGTCAGCCGAGTGCCCGACTGCCCGATGACCTTTCGGCCTCGGTCCGTGAGGCCGTGAGGGTGATCATCGATACCGGCCAGACACCCGGCACTGAGAGCACGGTCGTCGACATCGAAGCCAACAAGATTCATCGCCGCGGGGCACAGGTTGCCGAAATCGAGGCGTGGCTCGCTGACAACTAG
- a CDS encoding ATP-binding protein, producing MSANPPLTSRGKYRVIRREPGYLVMYSADGEPATVGTRGYDRRLQETVDEIQQGDGLKLVATGIHDARTVGRFESVKIIDRRSIRLFSRSAPTPEPFAELWADSDGETATGGFQTESGDYTADIILEPESTELLTLFWNGLLDFESQFKNRTFGDQHPTDVLIFNNETTEYITIIYHAEITETLEEIYRLYLSEYDAETDTGDRFKAELLYPEYRQFRPNIPEDVPSQTVLESEENPFPRMSRVSGPPLDRLQSAAQNGGSESSTPTNGSSTNTESPSSDTVASDEAPSDAESTDEESTESTDDQPPWAEELEMELSHSWTKESAVTMADYGGRPELTETIRNSVIVPFRDRPEQAKQLGVPVPSLLLYGPPGTGKTYLAKALAGEIGYPYVTLSGGDMLSRYINASTENVNELFAEARALAEHAGGALIFIDEIDSVLKARNSTNQHAEDQKVVNEFLTQIENVGEENILFMGATNVHDELDSAALSRFDKELFVGLPEEQTRREIITTHLSDRAHSVTDDEIADLAASTDGYSARDLTKIVTDAARRTLVDPDRDEISFDACQDALSEFAT from the coding sequence ATGTCAGCGAATCCTCCCCTCACCAGCCGTGGCAAATACCGAGTCATTCGTCGTGAGCCGGGGTATCTCGTCATGTACTCCGCCGATGGCGAGCCGGCGACAGTCGGCACTCGGGGGTACGACCGACGGCTTCAGGAGACCGTCGACGAGATCCAACAGGGCGACGGGCTGAAGCTGGTGGCCACGGGGATTCACGATGCACGGACGGTGGGCCGATTCGAATCGGTGAAGATCATCGACCGACGGTCGATCCGGCTGTTTTCCCGGTCGGCACCGACGCCCGAACCGTTTGCGGAGCTGTGGGCCGACAGCGACGGTGAGACCGCAACCGGCGGCTTCCAAACCGAAAGCGGCGACTATACGGCCGATATCATTCTCGAACCCGAGTCGACGGAACTGTTGACGCTGTTTTGGAACGGACTGCTCGATTTCGAATCGCAGTTCAAAAACCGGACGTTCGGCGACCAACACCCGACTGACGTCCTCATTTTTAATAACGAAACCACCGAGTACATCACGATCATCTATCACGCGGAGATAACCGAGACGCTCGAAGAGATCTACCGGCTCTATCTGTCGGAGTATGACGCCGAAACCGATACTGGCGACCGGTTCAAAGCCGAGTTACTGTATCCCGAGTACCGGCAGTTCAGACCCAATATCCCCGAGGATGTGCCGTCTCAGACTGTGTTGGAGTCCGAAGAAAATCCGTTTCCCCGCATGTCGCGTGTCTCCGGGCCGCCGTTGGATCGCCTGCAGTCCGCAGCTCAAAACGGCGGGAGCGAGTCGTCGACTCCGACAAACGGTTCGTCGACCAACACCGAATCGCCGTCATCAGATACCGTTGCCTCCGATGAGGCACCCTCCGACGCCGAGTCGACCGACGAGGAGTCGACGGAGTCGACCGACGACCAGCCGCCGTGGGCCGAGGAGTTGGAGATGGAACTCTCCCACTCGTGGACCAAGGAGTCGGCCGTCACGATGGCCGACTACGGCGGTCGACCGGAGCTAACTGAGACGATTCGAAACAGCGTTATCGTCCCGTTCCGGGACCGCCCCGAGCAGGCCAAACAGCTCGGCGTTCCGGTACCGAGCCTGCTGCTGTACGGCCCGCCGGGCACCGGGAAAACCTATCTCGCAAAGGCTCTCGCTGGAGAGATCGGTTACCCCTACGTGACGCTCAGCGGTGGCGACATGCTGTCGCGGTATATCAACGCCAGCACGGAGAACGTCAACGAACTGTTTGCCGAGGCGCGAGCCCTTGCCGAGCACGCGGGTGGGGCTCTCATCTTCATCGACGAGATCGACTCCGTGCTCAAGGCCCGGAATTCGACCAACCAGCACGCCGAAGACCAGAAGGTCGTCAACGAGTTCCTCACCCAGATCGAGAACGTCGGTGAGGAAAACATCCTCTTCATGGGGGCGACGAACGTTCACGACGAACTCGATTCGGCGGCGCTCAGCCGGTTCGACAAGGAGCTGTTCGTCGGCTTGCCCGAAGAACAGACCCGCCGAGAGATCATCACAACCCATCTCTCGGATCGTGCCCACTCGGTGACCGACGACGAAATTGCCGACCTCGCTGCGTCGACCGATGGCTACTCGGCCCGTGATCTCACGAAGATCGTCACCGATGCCGCTCGACGGACTCTCGTCGACCCGGATCGTGACGAGATCTCGTTTGATGCGTGTCAGGACGCTCTCTCCGAGTTCGCCACCTAA